From the Leptospira sp. WS60.C2 genome, one window contains:
- a CDS encoding PHB depolymerase family esterase yields the protein MKLQSKIYTSLLIGIFLFSFDACERGYIRSSLKERFQKKMKEQPAPLASSDRTQTITTPGDYVFSIVLQDIPRYYKVHVPKSYSGSNSVPLLFVFHGGGGDMEIQSKEEFYHQISKSEENGHIAVFPNGYSLYPSGKFATWNAGNCCGEAKKQNIDDIGFVKSILNHLTQKLNIDQSKIYSTGMSNGAMMSYQLACFLTENFTAITAVAGTDNTINCKPTKPISIFHIHAKNDEKVLYFGGAGDSFPDRTVITDFVSVPKTIAKWVEFNGCITKAKIVLEKKGVSCEEYSECKNGVKVRLCVTEDGGHSWPGGKKPSFLFGGKAPTNVIKANDEMWDFFKSL from the coding sequence ATGAAGCTACAAAGTAAAATCTACACATCATTACTCATTGGCATTTTTCTTTTTTCCTTTGATGCTTGCGAGCGCGGTTACATTCGTTCCAGTTTAAAGGAACGATTCCAAAAGAAAATGAAAGAACAACCTGCACCTCTTGCGTCTTCAGACCGAACACAAACCATAACCACGCCAGGTGATTATGTTTTTTCAATCGTTTTGCAGGACATTCCACGGTATTACAAAGTACATGTTCCCAAAAGTTATTCTGGATCTAATAGTGTTCCCCTACTCTTTGTTTTTCACGGAGGTGGTGGTGATATGGAAATACAGTCCAAAGAAGAATTTTACCACCAAATTTCAAAATCGGAAGAAAATGGACATATCGCTGTTTTTCCAAACGGTTATAGCCTTTATCCATCTGGAAAGTTTGCCACTTGGAATGCAGGAAACTGTTGTGGAGAAGCAAAAAAACAAAATATAGATGATATTGGGTTTGTAAAGTCGATCCTAAACCACCTAACACAAAAATTAAATATTGATCAATCCAAGATCTATTCTACTGGAATGTCCAATGGAGCGATGATGTCTTACCAACTTGCATGTTTTTTGACCGAAAATTTTACAGCCATCACTGCTGTTGCTGGAACAGACAATACAATCAATTGTAAACCCACAAAACCAATTTCCATCTTTCATATTCACGCAAAAAACGATGAAAAAGTTTTATATTTCGGAGGAGCGGGCGATAGTTTTCCAGACAGAACTGTCATCACTGATTTTGTTTCTGTCCCTAAAACAATTGCTAAGTGGGTAGAGTTTAACGGTTGTATTACAAAAGCAAAGATTGTATTGGAAAAAAAAGGTGTGTCTTGTGAAGAATATTCCGAGTGCAAAAATGGGGTCAAAGTCAGGCTTTGTGTCACGGAAGATGGAGGGCATTCTTGGCCTGGCGGTAAAAAACCTTCCTTTTTATTTGGCGGAAAAGCACCGACAAATGTAATCAAAGCAAATGACGAGATGTGGGATTTTTTCAAATCCCTTTGA
- the eutC gene encoding ethanolamine ammonia-lyase subunit EutC yields MSNLDVWKQFTQARIGLRRSGGSISTKEMLQFRLDHARAKDAVVKEPSWDEITKQCKDLTSQWNLQTLFVKSQVTSKEEYLLRPDLGRRLTNEAKHSLLPFLSQTDLSIICMDGLSARAIDENLIPFLKLLLVEIKKTTISLSPLVLVRWGRVALGDEIASGLGAKMSLVIIGERPGLSSSDSLGLYLTYAPKIGNTDEVRNCISNVRPMGLPLSFAVQKTLYLIQESFRQQRSGVLLKDQMPEAPKEIVSEKTKLL; encoded by the coding sequence ATGTCAAATTTAGATGTTTGGAAACAATTTACACAGGCAAGGATTGGGCTTCGGCGTTCAGGTGGTTCCATCTCCACCAAAGAAATGTTACAGTTTCGTTTGGACCATGCAAGAGCAAAAGATGCAGTCGTTAAAGAACCTTCATGGGATGAGATCACAAAACAATGTAAGGACCTTACTTCCCAATGGAATCTCCAAACTCTTTTTGTCAAAAGCCAAGTTACCTCTAAGGAAGAATATCTTCTAAGACCTGATCTCGGAAGACGTCTTACAAATGAGGCGAAACACTCCCTCCTTCCCTTTCTGTCTCAAACGGATCTTAGCATCATTTGTATGGATGGGTTGTCTGCTCGTGCCATCGATGAGAATTTAATTCCTTTTTTGAAATTATTGTTAGTTGAAATCAAAAAAACAACAATCTCTTTATCTCCACTTGTGCTCGTTAGATGGGGCAGGGTAGCTTTAGGTGATGAAATTGCAAGTGGATTAGGTGCAAAAATGAGTTTAGTGATCATTGGAGAAAGACCTGGACTTAGCTCATCCGATAGTTTGGGATTATATCTTACGTACGCACCTAAAATCGGAAATACGGATGAAGTCAGAAATTGTATCTCGAATGTTCGGCCTATGGGTTTACCTTTGTCGTTTGCTGTCCAAAAGACTCTTTATTTAATCCAAGAATCATTTAGACAGCAACGTTCGGGAGTTTTATTAAAAGACCAGATGCCTGAGGCACCTAAGGAAATTGTTTCGGAAAAAACGAAGCTTTTATAA
- a CDS encoding ethanolamine ammonia-lyase subunit EutB: MTLQITIGKKTYKFRDLKEVLAKASPLRSGDVLSGVAAENQEERVAAQMVLSDVYLSDFLNEELIPANIDEVTRLIQDSFDRSSFGPISHLTVGGFRDFLLSETTDGNLLQSIRMGLTPEMVAAVSKLMSNQDLILVSQKVRVVTQFRNTIGLPGRLSVRLQPNHPTDDLKGIAASILDGLLLGSGDAVIGINPATDHVPTCISLLEMLDTIIQKYSIPTQSCILTHVTTSMEVMQKGAPVDLVFQSIGGTEELNKSFGINLSILWEAREMALSLKRGTKGNHVMYFETGQGSALSAGAHHGIDQQTLEVRAYAVARKFSPLLVNSVVGFIGPEYLYNGKQIIRAGLEDHFCGKLMGLPMGVDICYTNHADADQDDMDVLLTLLGVAGCNFIMGIPGADDVMLSYQSTSFHDALYLRQVLGLKPTPEFEEWLVSSGIFSSGKTFLPVENQMVSLFEREMRF; this comes from the coding sequence ATGACTCTCCAAATCACCATCGGAAAAAAAACATACAAGTTCCGAGACCTAAAAGAAGTTTTGGCAAAAGCAAGCCCCCTTCGTTCGGGAGATGTGCTTTCCGGTGTTGCCGCAGAAAACCAAGAGGAGCGAGTGGCTGCCCAAATGGTTCTCTCCGATGTTTATCTTTCGGACTTTTTAAATGAAGAACTCATTCCTGCAAACATAGATGAGGTGACAAGGCTCATCCAAGATTCCTTTGACAGATCCTCTTTCGGGCCCATTTCTCATCTCACTGTCGGTGGGTTTCGCGATTTTTTACTTTCTGAAACTACCGATGGAAACCTTTTGCAATCCATTCGAATGGGACTCACACCGGAAATGGTAGCGGCCGTTTCAAAACTCATGTCCAACCAAGATCTAATTCTTGTCAGCCAAAAGGTAAGAGTTGTTACGCAGTTTCGAAATACCATTGGACTACCAGGACGTTTGTCTGTTCGTTTGCAGCCCAATCATCCTACTGATGATCTAAAAGGCATTGCGGCAAGCATTCTCGATGGATTGTTACTTGGGAGTGGTGATGCGGTGATCGGCATTAATCCTGCCACCGACCATGTACCAACTTGTATTTCACTTCTTGAGATGCTTGATACCATCATCCAAAAATACTCTATCCCAACTCAATCTTGTATTTTAACGCATGTGACAACGTCCATGGAAGTGATGCAAAAAGGAGCACCAGTTGATTTGGTTTTTCAATCCATCGGAGGGACCGAAGAGTTAAACAAAAGTTTTGGAATCAATTTATCCATACTCTGGGAAGCAAGAGAGATGGCTCTTTCTCTAAAGAGAGGCACCAAAGGAAATCATGTGATGTATTTTGAAACGGGGCAAGGAAGTGCTCTGTCAGCGGGAGCACACCATGGAATTGACCAACAAACACTAGAAGTACGAGCTTATGCCGTTGCCAGAAAGTTTTCGCCACTACTTGTGAATTCAGTCGTTGGATTTATCGGCCCAGAATATTTATACAATGGGAAACAAATCATTCGAGCAGGATTGGAAGATCATTTCTGTGGAAAACTGATGGGTCTACCGATGGGTGTGGATATTTGTTATACAAATCACGCCGATGCTGACCAGGATGATATGGATGTACTTCTAACATTACTTGGTGTGGCTGGATGTAATTTCATTATGGGAATTCCTGGAGCTGATGATGTCATGTTATCGTATCAAAGTACATCGTTTCATGATGCTTTGTATTTGAGGCAAGTTTTAGGATTAAAACCAACACCGGAGTTTGAAGAGTGGTTAGTAAGTTCTGGAATCTTTTCGAGCGGAAAAACATTTTTACCAGTAGAAAATCAAATGGTATCTCTTTTTGAAAGGGAAATGAGGTTTTAG
- a CDS encoding cryptochrome/photolyase family protein: protein MKKALLILGNQLFDLSTLIPHNKRSEYLVFLREDKELCTYYQFHKQKILFFFLAMRAYAEELRTLGFEVHYETFSTSSHSYEDKLTTWLQKHKIPEIHFFEIEDRFFETRLVSLFQTLGLNIVEHKSPMFLTSRQEFQSYLSKNKKPFMKTFYELQRKNLDILLDEKREPIGGRWSFDIENRKKLPKSYIAPDLPKIKFTKKEKEVFDLIEKEFPIHPGKTEEFWLPTTRKGAQEWLHSFLKERFSLFGPYEDAFSTEFPFLQHSVLTPFLNVGLLTPKEVLDATLSFAKKNTVPIESLEGFIRQIIGWREFIRGIYQNFGEIQENKNHFGHTRKLTKHWYDGTTGIPPLDFVIQKCHRYGYAHHIERLMVIGSLMVLFEIDPKEAYKWYMELFIDSSDWVMGPNVYGMALFADGGIFATKPYICGSNYYQKMGSFPKGEWEIAVDGLYWSFIDSHKETFSKNPRTSVLVGNLQRMQKARKDLLFQTAKKWKEALTQI from the coding sequence ATGAAAAAAGCTCTCCTCATCCTCGGTAACCAGCTTTTTGATCTATCAACTCTCATTCCCCACAACAAACGTTCGGAATATCTGGTCTTCCTAAGAGAAGACAAAGAACTGTGCACTTACTATCAGTTTCACAAACAAAAAATACTCTTTTTCTTTTTAGCAATGAGAGCTTATGCGGAAGAACTAAGAACTCTCGGTTTTGAAGTCCATTACGAGACGTTTTCAACCAGTTCACATTCCTATGAAGACAAACTAACCACATGGCTCCAAAAACATAAAATACCAGAGATCCATTTCTTTGAGATTGAAGATCGATTCTTTGAAACACGATTGGTTTCCCTCTTTCAAACCTTGGGACTCAACATTGTAGAACATAAGTCACCGATGTTTCTCACATCAAGACAAGAGTTTCAATCCTATCTTAGTAAAAATAAAAAACCGTTCATGAAAACGTTTTATGAATTACAAAGAAAAAACTTAGATATCCTTTTGGATGAAAAGAGAGAACCCATCGGAGGAAGGTGGAGTTTTGATATAGAAAATCGAAAGAAGTTACCGAAATCTTACATCGCACCAGACTTACCAAAAATCAAGTTTACTAAAAAGGAAAAAGAAGTCTTTGATTTGATTGAGAAAGAATTTCCCATTCATCCAGGCAAGACAGAAGAGTTTTGGTTACCAACAACAAGAAAAGGAGCACAGGAATGGCTTCATTCTTTTTTAAAAGAAAGGTTTTCCCTTTTTGGTCCCTATGAAGATGCCTTTTCTACTGAATTTCCTTTTTTGCAACATTCTGTTTTGACACCATTTTTGAACGTTGGTCTTCTCACACCAAAAGAAGTCCTAGATGCCACCTTATCCTTTGCTAAAAAAAATACAGTTCCCATCGAGTCTTTGGAAGGATTCATTCGCCAAATCATTGGTTGGCGAGAGTTTATCAGAGGAATTTATCAAAATTTCGGAGAGATACAAGAAAATAAAAATCATTTTGGTCACACAAGAAAACTCACCAAACACTGGTATGATGGAACAACAGGAATTCCACCACTTGATTTTGTGATCCAAAAATGCCATCGATATGGTTATGCCCATCACATCGAACGATTGATGGTCATTGGTTCCCTTATGGTACTCTTTGAAATTGATCCTAAGGAAGCCTACAAATGGTATATGGAACTATTTATCGATTCTTCGGATTGGGTGATGGGACCAAATGTTTACGGAATGGCATTATTTGCTGATGGTGGAATTTTTGCCACCAAACCATATATATGCGGATCCAATTACTACCAGAAGATGGGATCTTTTCCCAAGGGGGAGTGGGAAATTGCTGTGGATGGATTGTATTGGTCCTTCATTGATTCTCACAAGGAAACGTTTTCCAAAAACCCAAGGACGTCCGTCCTAGTCGGAAATTTACAGAGAATGCAAAAAGCAAGAAAGGATCTCTTGTTCCAAACGGCAAAAAAATGGAAAGAGGCCCTGACCCAAATATAA
- the katG gene encoding catalase/peroxidase HPI, with translation MRNFRRFTIALLVLFLSPIGASDTKETPGMDRQNISNQFWWPERLDLAPLRQHSAESNPLGRQFNYAKEFKELDIQALKQEIKTVMTTSQDWWPADYGHYGPFFIRMAWHSAGTYRISDGRGGAGGGQQRFEPLNSWPDNANLDKARRLLWPIKKKYGKKISWADLMVLTGNVALESMGFKTYGFAGGRTDDWEADLVYWGPEKKFLEDQRYKGNRELKNPLAAVQMGLIYVNPEGPNGNPDPLLAAKDIRETFGRMAMNDEETVALIAGGHTFGKAHGKADPSKHVGKEPAAAGLEEQGFGWKNNYKKGNAEDTITSGLEGAWTANPTKWTTQYLNNLFGFEWVQTKSPAGAIQWIPKDGAGANMVPDAHDKSLRHAPIMFTTDLALKFDPSYKVIAKRFQENPKEFELAFAKAWFKLTHRDMGPLPRYIGKDLPKEPLIWQDPVPAVDHKLVGAKEIESLKGQILKSGLTIPQLVRTAWASASTFRTTDMRGGANGARIRLTPQKNWAVNDPEELTKVLKKLGDIQENFNKSGSKISLADLIVLAGNAAVEEAAKKAGVKVNVPFTPGRTDASMEQTDEYSFSVLEPKADAFRNYYGNGNIMSPTEMLVDKANMLSLSIPEMTVLLGGMRSLDANSGKSKHGILTSKPGVLSNDFFVNLLDMSTKWQKSEQSEGLYEGLDRKTGAKRWTATSVDLIFGSHSELRAVAEVYASDDAKEKFVKDFVSAWNKVMMLDRFDVK, from the coding sequence ATGAGAAATTTCAGACGTTTCACAATCGCTCTCCTTGTATTGTTCCTAAGCCCAATTGGCGCTTCGGACACCAAAGAGACTCCCGGGATGGACCGACAAAACATCTCCAATCAGTTCTGGTGGCCAGAACGTTTGGATTTGGCACCACTCCGCCAACATTCTGCGGAATCCAATCCACTAGGACGGCAATTCAATTATGCCAAAGAATTTAAGGAATTGGACATCCAAGCCTTAAAGCAGGAAATCAAGACCGTGATGACAACCTCTCAGGACTGGTGGCCTGCTGATTATGGTCACTATGGACCTTTCTTCATCCGCATGGCTTGGCACAGTGCAGGAACCTACCGAATCTCCGATGGACGCGGTGGTGCTGGTGGTGGGCAACAACGCTTTGAACCTCTGAACAGCTGGCCTGACAATGCAAACCTAGACAAAGCAAGACGCCTTCTTTGGCCGATTAAAAAGAAATACGGTAAAAAAATCTCTTGGGCAGACCTTATGGTTCTCACAGGAAACGTAGCATTGGAATCAATGGGTTTCAAAACATACGGGTTTGCTGGTGGACGAACTGACGATTGGGAAGCTGACCTAGTGTATTGGGGTCCAGAAAAGAAATTCTTAGAAGACCAAAGATACAAAGGCAATCGTGAATTAAAGAACCCTCTTGCGGCAGTGCAAATGGGTCTGATTTATGTTAACCCAGAAGGACCAAATGGAAACCCTGATCCACTTCTAGCTGCGAAAGACATTCGTGAAACCTTTGGTCGAATGGCAATGAACGATGAAGAAACTGTCGCTCTCATTGCAGGGGGACACACGTTTGGAAAAGCGCACGGAAAAGCAGATCCATCCAAACACGTTGGAAAAGAACCAGCAGCAGCTGGACTCGAAGAACAAGGGTTTGGTTGGAAAAATAATTATAAAAAAGGCAACGCAGAAGATACAATCACTAGTGGACTCGAAGGTGCCTGGACTGCCAATCCAACAAAGTGGACAACTCAATACCTAAACAACTTGTTTGGATTTGAGTGGGTGCAAACGAAAAGCCCAGCTGGGGCCATCCAATGGATTCCAAAAGATGGAGCCGGAGCGAATATGGTTCCAGATGCACATGACAAATCCCTTCGTCATGCACCGATTATGTTCACAACCGACTTGGCACTCAAATTTGATCCAAGTTACAAAGTGATCGCAAAACGATTCCAAGAAAATCCAAAAGAGTTCGAACTCGCTTTCGCAAAAGCTTGGTTCAAGTTGACCCACAGAGATATGGGACCTCTTCCACGTTACATCGGAAAAGACCTACCGAAAGAACCATTGATTTGGCAAGACCCAGTTCCAGCCGTAGATCATAAGTTAGTTGGAGCAAAAGAAATTGAAAGCCTAAAAGGGCAAATTCTTAAATCTGGATTAACGATCCCTCAGTTAGTGAGAACCGCCTGGGCATCAGCCTCTACATTTAGAACCACAGACATGCGAGGGGGAGCAAACGGAGCAAGGATTCGACTCACCCCACAAAAAAACTGGGCAGTCAATGATCCAGAAGAGTTAACAAAGGTATTAAAGAAACTTGGAGATATCCAAGAAAACTTCAACAAGTCTGGAAGTAAAATTTCACTTGCTGACCTCATTGTTCTTGCTGGTAATGCTGCCGTCGAAGAAGCAGCAAAAAAAGCAGGCGTAAAAGTGAATGTTCCTTTTACACCAGGTAGAACTGATGCAAGTATGGAACAAACAGACGAGTATTCCTTTTCTGTATTGGAACCAAAAGCAGATGCTTTTAGAAACTACTACGGAAATGGGAACATCATGTCACCAACTGAGATGTTAGTCGACAAAGCAAACATGTTGTCACTTTCTATTCCAGAAATGACAGTGTTACTAGGGGGAATGCGTTCCTTAGATGCAAATTCTGGAAAATCAAAACACGGAATCCTAACATCTAAACCTGGTGTATTGTCCAATGACTTTTTTGTGAACCTGCTTGACATGTCCACAAAATGGCAAAAGTCAGAACAATCAGAAGGTTTGTATGAAGGTTTGGATCGTAAAACAGGCGCAAAACGATGGACAGCAACATCCGTGGACTTGATTTTTGGCTCCCACTCTGAACTTCGTGCCGTAGCGGAAGTATATGCTTCAGATGATGCAAAAGAAAAGTTTGTAAAAGACTTTGTTTCTGCATGGAACAAAGTGATGATGTTAGATCGATTTGACGTGAAGTAA
- a CDS encoding high-potential iron-sulfur protein: MIVYSRKQFLKKSILLASTLSLLRGGSEINAKDAKSKKENPLPEGESPVSESDPTAQALGFHQDAKDTDFNLYPDRKSAQAKHHVCLSCAQFTPLNEGWGKCNILTAGVVSTKGWCSAFSKKS; the protein is encoded by the coding sequence ATGATCGTGTATAGCCGCAAACAGTTTCTAAAAAAATCGATTTTGCTTGCGTCCACTCTCTCCCTTCTTAGGGGAGGGAGTGAGATCAATGCCAAAGATGCAAAATCAAAAAAAGAAAACCCTCTTCCCGAAGGCGAATCACCTGTTTCTGAGTCTGATCCCACAGCACAGGCACTAGGTTTCCACCAAGACGCAAAAGATACCGACTTCAATCTTTACCCAGATCGAAAATCAGCTCAGGCAAAACATCATGTTTGTTTGAGTTGCGCCCAATTCACTCCCTTAAACGAAGGATGGGGCAAATGTAATATTTTAACAGCAGGTGTGGTTTCCACAAAGGGTTGGTGCTCAGCCTTTTCAAAAAAATCTTGA
- a CDS encoding phosphoenolpyruvate carboxylase → MDQKIQLDYQYLLECLKEVLEEIGQKDLIPYLPKNPSQSPNGKNLPQKTPELISLCFQLLNMVEENAAAQYRRKQETGDGFTKLSGLWGQSLTKAKEYGLSHNDILPILKDIECEPVLTAHPTEAKRASVLEIHRDLYLLLVKKENTIWTDLERETIREEIKVQLERLWRTGEILLQKPDITSERRNIEHYLKNVFPNVLHELDQRFFQAWKHSGGSLEDLSDPKSLPIIRFGNWIGGDRDGHPFVTSEITKETLTLFSQYAREIHKNKCVELTQFLSLSDRIQSPPKEFLDRLESWHIEHQEISLDVKKRNPSEPWRQYCSLLAEKIQRNISIEEYLEHLNFLRESLKSIGAKKIANHCVFPLERLALSIGFHLAKTDIRQNSHYHSIAIEQILKASGTYEWNYREWTEEKKIRFILSELQSQRPFLLPEVDPGKEASNILNTYRSLRSCISQLGTSGIGSFIVSMTQNVSDLLLVYLFLKEANLLEFHEEKGFFSPFQVVPLFETIEDLERSPEILDSYLKQDIVKNSFTNQSLQIMLGYSDSNKDGGIFASQWNLYATETKLTEIANQHNVKLKFFHGRGGSISRGGGKTHKFLDALPHGTLNGKIRVTVQGESISQQYANKITAIYNLELFLATTTKVTIRHKWNEKKKHPAYPILESLSHQTKKTYTNLLHTEGFLTFFSQATPIDVIENSKIGSRPSRRTGQRTFQDLRAIPWVFSWSQSRFHLPNWFGVGSALYELSQNKKEDFHIIKEEIREWHFLNYVIKNIETGIYSSSPNIYTLYADLVEDAMTKKQILSLINEEYKKTMDVLSQLRGKEIQYVRPSLMETLSLREPGLTILHEKQIDLLRNWRNQQTEEMLQDLLVTVNAIASGLRTTG, encoded by the coding sequence GTGGATCAAAAAATACAATTAGACTATCAATATCTTTTAGAATGTTTAAAAGAAGTTTTAGAAGAGATTGGACAAAAAGATCTAATCCCTTACCTCCCGAAGAATCCGTCCCAATCACCTAACGGAAAAAATCTTCCCCAAAAAACACCAGAGCTCATAAGCCTTTGTTTCCAACTTCTCAACATGGTAGAGGAAAACGCCGCAGCTCAATACAGAAGAAAACAAGAAACAGGAGATGGTTTTACAAAACTTTCTGGATTATGGGGACAGTCTCTTACCAAAGCCAAAGAATATGGATTATCCCACAATGACATCCTTCCAATTTTAAAGGACATTGAATGTGAACCTGTTCTCACTGCCCATCCAACAGAAGCAAAACGAGCCAGTGTATTGGAAATTCACAGAGATTTATATTTACTTCTCGTAAAAAAAGAGAACACAATCTGGACCGATCTAGAAAGAGAAACGATACGAGAGGAAATCAAAGTCCAACTCGAGAGACTTTGGCGAACAGGAGAAATATTACTTCAAAAACCAGACATCACGAGTGAAAGAAGAAACATTGAACACTATTTAAAAAATGTTTTCCCCAATGTGTTACATGAATTAGACCAAAGATTTTTTCAAGCATGGAAACATTCCGGAGGGAGTCTTGAAGACCTATCTGATCCCAAATCACTCCCAATCATTCGATTCGGAAATTGGATTGGAGGAGATAGAGACGGTCACCCTTTTGTAACAAGCGAAATCACGAAAGAAACACTAACATTATTTAGTCAGTATGCTCGAGAGATTCATAAAAACAAATGTGTTGAACTGACTCAATTTTTATCTTTATCAGATCGAATCCAATCTCCACCAAAAGAATTTTTAGATCGATTAGAATCATGGCATATAGAACACCAAGAAATTTCTCTCGATGTAAAAAAACGAAATCCAAGTGAGCCTTGGAGACAATACTGCAGCCTCCTTGCCGAAAAAATACAAAGGAATATTAGCATTGAAGAATATTTAGAACACCTGAATTTTTTAAGAGAATCACTCAAATCAATTGGAGCCAAAAAAATTGCAAATCATTGTGTTTTCCCTTTGGAACGACTTGCCTTATCGATAGGGTTTCACCTGGCAAAAACTGACATTAGACAAAACTCCCACTACCATTCCATTGCTATTGAACAAATTTTAAAAGCAAGTGGGACCTATGAATGGAACTATCGTGAGTGGACGGAAGAAAAAAAAATTCGCTTCATCCTTTCGGAACTTCAATCCCAAAGACCCTTTTTATTGCCAGAGGTAGACCCAGGGAAAGAAGCATCTAACATCTTAAATACTTACCGATCCCTTCGATCTTGTATCTCTCAATTGGGGACCAGTGGCATTGGAAGTTTTATTGTCAGTATGACGCAAAATGTATCAGACTTACTCTTAGTGTATTTATTCCTAAAAGAAGCCAATCTTTTAGAATTTCATGAAGAGAAAGGATTTTTTTCTCCCTTTCAAGTGGTTCCACTTTTTGAAACCATTGAAGACCTAGAACGATCACCAGAAATTTTAGATTCTTACCTCAAACAAGACATTGTCAAAAACTCTTTTACCAACCAATCACTTCAAATCATGCTCGGTTATAGCGACTCCAATAAAGACGGTGGAATTTTTGCTAGCCAATGGAATTTGTATGCAACTGAGACTAAATTAACCGAAATTGCCAACCAACACAATGTGAAACTCAAATTCTTTCATGGCCGCGGAGGGAGTATTTCAAGAGGAGGTGGGAAAACACATAAGTTTTTAGATGCCCTTCCTCATGGGACCTTGAATGGAAAAATACGAGTCACTGTTCAAGGTGAATCGATTAGCCAACAATATGCAAATAAAATCACAGCCATTTATAACTTAGAACTATTTCTTGCTACCACAACAAAAGTAACGATTCGTCACAAGTGGAATGAAAAAAAGAAACATCCAGCGTATCCAATCTTGGAATCCCTTTCGCACCAAACGAAGAAAACATATACAAACTTATTACATACGGAAGGATTTTTAACATTCTTCTCGCAAGCGACCCCAATTGATGTCATTGAGAATTCAAAAATTGGATCAAGACCAAGTCGCAGAACGGGACAACGTACATTCCAAGATTTACGAGCCATCCCTTGGGTCTTTAGTTGGAGCCAATCAAGATTCCATTTACCCAATTGGTTTGGTGTTGGTTCCGCGTTGTATGAATTAAGCCAAAACAAGAAAGAAGATTTCCACATCATCAAAGAAGAAATTAGGGAATGGCATTTCCTGAATTACGTGATCAAAAATATAGAAACAGGGATTTATTCATCTTCACCTAACATTTACACTCTCTATGCAGATTTAGTGGAAGATGCAATGACTAAAAAGCAGATACTTTCTCTCATCAATGAAGAATACAAAAAAACAATGGATGTTCTTTCTCAACTAAGAGGGAAAGAAATTCAATATGTAAGACCATCTCTTATGGAGACTCTTAGTTTAAGAGAGCCGGGGCTGACCATCTTACATGAAAAACAAATTGATTTGTTAAGAAATTGGAGAAATCAACAAACAGAAGAAATGTTACAGGATTTGCTTGTCACTGTGAATGCAATTGCAAGTGGTTTGAGAACCACAGGTTAG